The Nodosilinea sp. FACHB-141 nucleotide sequence ATGCAGGTCGAGCTAGCCAACCTGCACCGTCAGCTGGGCATTTCCTTTATTATGGTCACCCATGACCAAGAGGAGGCCCTGTCGCTCTCTGACCGCATCGCCGTGATGAACAATGGCCAGATCGAGCAAATCGGCACCCCCAGCGATATCTATGATCGTCCTCGCACCGCCTTTGTTGCTGATTTTATTGGCGATACCAATCTGCTGTCCGGGCGCATCGATCAGACCTACCCCAGCCAGGTGCAGGTCACCACTGACAGTGGTTTGCGAGTGCTGGCCTGCTCGGCCGGCAGCAGCGATGCCCAGACCGTGGTTGTGAGCGTGCGACCCGAAAAAATCAACCTCAGTCTCAGCGCGCCGGCCACCGCCAACAACTGCTACCAGGGACACATCACCCATCTGATGTACCTCGGTACGCACCTGCACTGCGTGGTGCGATTGGGCTCAGGCGAGACCCTGATGGTGCGCCAGCCCAACCGGGCCGAATCGCTGGGCGTCGATGCTGCTGTGTATGTGCACTGGGCTGCCGACGATTGCCTAGTGCTCGACCCAGCCTGAGGACATGTTGATCTAGGCAGGCGATCGCAGCGCGCGCGTTACCCCGGGCTGATCGCCATATACTTAGAAGCTAAAGATAAGGTCGCTCCCTCTGAGTGCTAAAGTCGGCGTCGACCACTGCTATTCCTAGCCCCCTAGCCTCCCGGAGAATGCCTGTGCCTGGAACGCGACTACAAACTCCCTCCTTCTCGCGCCTTTCTGCCGTGAGCCGGCGGCGGTTTTTGCAGGGGTCAGCAGCGGTCATGGCAAGCCTAGCGGCGACCAACTGTCGCCAAAACCTGGCGGGGCCACCGGCGGGCGGGGGCGCAAACGACGGCACTCTGCACATTTACACCTGGGCCAACTACACCGATGATGGCCTGGCCCAAGCCTTTACCGAACGCACAGGCATTCCGGTGGTGGTCGATATTTACGATTCTAATGAGGTCATGCTCACCCGCCTGCAAGCGGGGGGCGGCGACGCCTACAGCATCATCTATCCCTCCGACTACATGGTGTCGGAAATGCTGGAGCTAGACCTGCTCACCGAACTCGATCAAAGTCGCCTCACCGGATTAGAAAACCTTAGAGCACAGTGGAGCAACCCCGCCTACGACCCCAACAACGCTCACAGTGTGCCTTTCTGCTGGGGCACCACAGGTCTGCTCTACAACCGTGAGGCCTCCCCCGGCGAACCCACCGACTGGGACTTTCTTTGGGATAACCAGGCCAAGCTCTCCCGCCGCATCACCATGTTGGACGATATGCGCGAAACCCTAGGAGCCACCCTCAAATCGCTGGGCTACTCCTACAACTCCAACAATCTAGCGGAGATTGAAGCGGCTTACAACCGTCTGCTAGAGCTGAGACCCCATATCGCTGCCTTTAAGACCACAGGCTTTGAGAATGAGTTGCTCAGTGGTGACCTGAGTGTGTCGATGGCCTACTCCAGCGATGCGATCGCCCTCACCCTCGAAGATGACCGTATGCAGTACATCATTCCCGCCAGCGGGGCGTCGCTGTGGACCGATACCCTGGCTATCCCCGCCACCGCTCCCAACGTTGATGCCGCCTACCAGTGGATTAACTTCCTGCTGGAGCCAGAGGTGGCCAGTGCCGCCGTGGAGCGCTTGTTCTTTGCCACCGCTAACCAGGCTGCCTTTGACCTGCTGCCTGCCGAAATTCAAAACAACGCTGACCTGTACCCCTCCGATGAGATTTTGGCTAAGAGCGAAGGCATTGTGGCTGTCAATACCGCCAGCACCGATCTCTTTGACCAATTTTGGACTGAAGTGACCAGCGCTTGAGGGGTAGGTGGGTAGGTGAGTGGATGGGTGGATGGGTAGACGAGTGGATAGGTGGGTTAAATAAATGATGAACGAAGCAGTAGCAGGCCGAATGCCCTATCCCTACTCATCCACTCCCTAGCCCATCTACCCCCACTCCCCTATGACTCCTGCCCCCTCACCGACTCCCGCTGTAACCTGGGCCGATCGCTTCGCTCCTCGGCGCTGGCTGGGGCCGGTGACACTGCTGGGGCCAGCGGGGGTGTGGTTACTGGTGCTGCTGGTGCTGCCCACCTTGCTAATTCTTGAGATCAGCCTAGTGCCGGGGCTGCGGTTGGGGCAGCCCAGCGGCGGTTATGGTCTAGGCAACTACCTGCAAATTTTGCAGCCGGTATATCTGCGAGTGATCGGGCGATCGGTGGCGTTTGCGGTGGGCTCCACGGCGCTGTGCCTACTGCTGGGGTTTCCGGTGGCCTACTGGCTGGCGCTGATGTCGCCCCAGCGGTGGCGTAACCTGCTGTTGGTGGCCTTTATTCTGCCCCTGTGGACCTCGTCGCTGCTGCGGGCCTACGCCTGGACGACCATTCTGCGCCCTAGCGGCGTACTCAACGGAATGCTGACGGCGATCGGACTGCCCGCTCAAAATTGGCTAAACACGCCTACGGCGGTGTTTATTGGCTTGACCTACAGCTTTTTGCCCTATATGGTGCTGATTCTCTACGCATCACTTGAGAAGCTCGACACCCGCTTATTAGAGGCAGCTGCTGACCTGGGGGCCACCCCCCGCCAAAGCTTTTGGAAAATCACTGTACCCCAAACCCTGCCCGGCATCGCAGCGGCCAGTCTGCTGGTGTTTATCAGCACCCTCAGCGATTTTGTGGTGCCCACGCTGCTCGGGGGCGCCTCATCAATGAATATTTCGCGGCTCATCTACAACCAGTTTCTCGGACCTACCCGCGCCTGGGGGTTTGGCTCAGCCC carries:
- a CDS encoding ABC transporter ATP-binding protein, with the translated sequence MAQTVRSAAVTATPATQADVELRRVVKAFGTEVAVRDLDLTVHQGEFFSILGPSGCGKTTTLRLIAGFETPTAGDVLIQGANVSTVPAHRRPVNTVFQSYALFDHMTVKDNIAFGLKIRRMGSLQVRDRVAEALRLVRMESMAARYPAQLSGGQQQRVALARALVNHPAVMLLDEPLGALDQKLRKQMQVELANLHRQLGISFIMVTHDQEEALSLSDRIAVMNNGQIEQIGTPSDIYDRPRTAFVADFIGDTNLLSGRIDQTYPSQVQVTTDSGLRVLACSAGSSDAQTVVVSVRPEKINLSLSAPATANNCYQGHITHLMYLGTHLHCVVRLGSGETLMVRQPNRAESLGVDAAVYVHWAADDCLVLDPA
- a CDS encoding spermidine/putrescine ABC transporter substrate-binding protein; translation: MPVPGTRLQTPSFSRLSAVSRRRFLQGSAAVMASLAATNCRQNLAGPPAGGGANDGTLHIYTWANYTDDGLAQAFTERTGIPVVVDIYDSNEVMLTRLQAGGGDAYSIIYPSDYMVSEMLELDLLTELDQSRLTGLENLRAQWSNPAYDPNNAHSVPFCWGTTGLLYNREASPGEPTDWDFLWDNQAKLSRRITMLDDMRETLGATLKSLGYSYNSNNLAEIEAAYNRLLELRPHIAAFKTTGFENELLSGDLSVSMAYSSDAIALTLEDDRMQYIIPASGASLWTDTLAIPATAPNVDAAYQWINFLLEPEVASAAVERLFFATANQAAFDLLPAEIQNNADLYPSDEILAKSEGIVAVNTASTDLFDQFWTEVTSA
- a CDS encoding ABC transporter permease — encoded protein: MTPAPSPTPAVTWADRFAPRRWLGPVTLLGPAGVWLLVLLVLPTLLILEISLVPGLRLGQPSGGYGLGNYLQILQPVYLRVIGRSVAFAVGSTALCLLLGFPVAYWLALMSPQRWRNLLLVAFILPLWTSSLLRAYAWTTILRPSGVLNGMLTAIGLPAQNWLNTPTAVFIGLTYSFLPYMVLILYASLEKLDTRLLEAAADLGATPRQSFWKITVPQTLPGIAAASLLVFISTLSDFVVPTLLGGASSMNISRLIYNQFLGPTRAWGFGSALSMVLILAVSLAIALLIRYGDRNTVTET